The following coding sequences lie in one Chelonia mydas isolate rCheMyd1 chromosome 6, rCheMyd1.pri.v2, whole genome shotgun sequence genomic window:
- the LOC102929304 gene encoding LOW QUALITY PROTEIN: olfactory receptor 5W2 (The sequence of the model RefSeq protein was modified relative to this genomic sequence to represent the inferred CDS: inserted 2 bases in 1 codon), protein MEEGNHSEVTEFILSGLTDRPELQVPLFGLFLLIYGVTLVGNGGIILLITIDPRLHTPMYFFLSNLSFCDLCFSLIISPKMLLNFLAERKSISYTACAVQMYLSIVFGDVECLLLAVMAYDRYVAICNPLLYTVTMSRQLCKQLVAGVYTVGVVDSMIYTCCTFRLSFCSSNIINHFFCDILPLLALSCSDTLINEIVMFAFMSCITGSSFVTVLLSYVYIISTILQIRSPEGRHKAFSTCSFHLTSVVLSFGTLXLHVFNPTSSYSMDRDKVTSVFYTLVIPMLNPLIYSLRNTEVKDALRKAMNKLLTNS, encoded by the exons ATGGAAGAGGGAAATCACTCGGAGGTGACTGAATTCATTCTCTCAGGACTGACAGATCGTCCGGAGCTGCAGGTCCCCCTATTTGGGTTGTTCCTACTGATTTATGGTGTCACCCTAGTGGGGAACGGGGGGATAATCTTGTTAATCACAATTGATCCCCGActccacacccccatgtactttttcctcagcaatttgtctttctgtgacctctgctTTTCCTTGATAATTTCCCCTAAGATGCTGCTTAATTTCTTAGCCGAGAGGAAAAGTATTTCCTACACTGCCTGCGCTGTGCAAATGTATCTCTCTATCGTTTTTGGAGATGTTGAGTGCCTCTTGCTGGCTGTGATGGCGTATGACCGTTATGTGGCCATCTGTAACCCGCTGCTCTATACGGTCACCATGTCCAGGCAGCTTTGTAAACAGCTGGTGGCTGGTGTGTACACTGTGGGGGTGGTGGATTCAATGATATACACATGTTGTACATTTCGGCTGTCATTCTGCAGCTCCAACATCATCAAtcatttcttctgtgacatcCTCCCACTGTTGGCGCTCTCCTGTTCTGACACCCTCATCAATGAGATTGTGATGTTTGCTTTCATGAGCTGCATTACAGGGAGCAGCTTTGTGACTGTCCTCCTCTCCTATGTCTATATCATCTCCACCATCCTGCAGATCCGCTCTCCCGAGGGCCGGcacaaagccttctccacctgctcttTCCACTTGACCTCTGTGGTCCTGTCTTTTGGCACCCT TCTTCACGTATTTAATCCCACCTCCAGCTATTCCATGGACAGAGACAAAGTGACCTCAGTGTTTTACACTCTGGTGATCCCTATGTTGaaccccctcatctacagcctgaggaacacGGAGGTGAAGGACGCCCTGAGGAAAGCAATGAATAAACTGCTAACCAATTCTTGA